Proteins co-encoded in one Lineus longissimus chromosome 11, tnLinLong1.2, whole genome shotgun sequence genomic window:
- the LOC135496339 gene encoding CCR4-NOT transcription complex subunit 1-like isoform X2 has protein sequence MNLDSLSFALSQISYLVANLTKKNYKSSVAEISHLVAQHGAEADRHLFRCLFSHVDFGGDGKSSGKDFHQTQFLIQECASLTSKPNFISALCYAVDSPLHHQKSLKPTAQLFSQISKVLRLTRVQEVLLGLALLSSQIPETRNYAAQFVKQKLPDLLRSYIDLDTASVQEGGLQDTAVEVVHLLLTQFLQRRDQFGIGTDQKEAFLKALRKDFPVDRVPIVLFPLLYPDKQDPAIPRITLDAVNMPKAMNESSLADMIVEVGYSCTASIEECRTTLVQFGVREITPASIARVLGLMAKTPSGLGDQINVQSINQPGGSIWGESKEKQDNGGLATWNVDVFVQVVQDLAPHLNWKEVVGELDHPGFVILSKQGFRLLVQALFRGIQDIFPVEFIYRHWKNSEGQLSWITQSLKYPDVFCFADYQCHTVVIDILKMPPDDENREIATWKSLDLVETLLRLSEAGHYQLVSELFKFPIQHCPDMLVLALLQIAPQPNWNTLKHELISTLMPTFLGNHQNSAIVLHYAWHCQGQSTTIRTLIMHSMAEWYMRGDHHDQVRLSRILDVAQDLKALSMLLNATPFAFVIDLACLASRREYLKLDKWLGDKIREHGEPFVQSVVNFLKRRCPQVVGGAMKEDPQHPQSKNQLLPADTFNTMLACLQACCSSLVAPELTDAIVTMVANANMMMKQRLPPPGAIGAKPMNQGMGSAINNPMDQLGPNGNFGLGTTMPSSVSAPNMPGFPQSLGPLNTTPGSPAKGLPFPGQSQAQGQAQTSYSMQSLATQSLATQLQGLSMQTTMPMSTPMSRSTASSGTPSLGALSAAAAMKQQQQQQTQQTADRLRQGESAAGDMSSIFPEMNQQFSKEIEDEANSYFQRIYNHPPHPTISIDEVLDMLKRFKDSSDRKEKVGIKKEVFHCMLRNLFEEYRFFPQYPDKELHTTAVLFGGIIEQGLVTYMSLGIALRFVLEALKKPYGAKMYNFGIAALDRFKTRLKDYPQYCQHLASIPHFNQFPPHLIEYVQCGARSQEPPNRPQGPATPSQSTPSPLPAASTTPVTTSAAAAPSSTTSTQAAISKTIAKPSIANTTNIDTLIAGTEGKEEICVPREAVQDKVFFIFNNLSQSNMAQKSEELKEAMSEEHMPWVSQYLVMKRASIEPNFHTLYANFIDHMHNNWGIIGMVIKETFRNIKVLLRSDKGVANFSDRSLLKNLGHWLGLLTLGKNKPILHIDIDLKSLVYEAYHKGAQELLYVVPFVAKVVESCAKSKVFKPPNPWTMGIMNILYELHQEPDLKLNLKFEIEVLCKALNLDINSLKNPRYLRNRDKLATLEYQLSSRGKIKEPTPTLQEDNQAAAQTAALVAAAAAAATAAGAQQSSLLPPSGLMPPSGTNSFSAGLNASLVASGMAGNIAGNMNLSAGGMMTAITTPTVSTVVSSSGVATTTTSASATAPPQPQFTFMDINTSSFTGLVPHIVINEQIALFQTNPQLKQYVRPAIERSVQDLLPPVVERSIKIALTTCEQIVKKDFALDPEEGRMRMAAHHMVRNMTAGMALITCREPLLISITTNLKTAFLQTFRVGESNATPPQKEMIEQASQVLATDNTELACAFIQKTAVEKALPEMDKRLATEFELRKHARNEGRRYCDPVVLTYQAERMPEQIRLKVGGVTPQQLAVYEEFGRNIPGFLPTGGASSSDAQHPAFFKQLPPQQQPQQPQAPQSFSTDEITQIYDKIAHDIEQYLLSQYAISQQQSPLLQSLASLLEAVLLARNSREIVTAIALLQKAVEGLLDGISSLTPASDPEAMIRYRDCHLLVLRGLQDQRAYGPQWTNKQVTRCLIECREDFKYNVEAVDVLIRSHLVNMQQYDVHFAQSMDNGLNYMAVAFAMQLVQRFCIDEKHNTQINEADLYNTIETLARIAAHSRQAPDGLTGLIETIRQHNDGGLLDRAPGGPTLHSGISQAREFDDPPGLHEKTEFLLREWVNMYHSPAAGRDSTKAFSAFVGQMHQQGILKSDDLIARFFRLCTEMCVDLCYRALGEQTHSATLIRAKCFHTLDAFVRLIALLVKHSGDAANPVTKINLLNKVGRAAAIVLGIVAGVLLQDHEVRNTEFQQLPYHRIFIMLFIELNAPELVLDSINFQILTAFCNTLHILRPAKAPGFSYAWLELVSHRVFIGRMLAITPAQRGWGMYAQLLIDLFKFLAPFLRNADLTKPTQLLYRGTLRVLLVLLHDFPEFLCDYHYAFCDAIPPNCIQVRNLILSAFPRNMRLPDPFTPNLKVDMLNEITHAPRILTNFTNMIQPPTFKKDLDSYLKTRSPVTFLSDLRSNLQVGSEPGNRYNIQLINALVLYVGTQAIAYIQQKSLTPSMTTIAHSSHMDIFQNLAVDLDSEGRYLFLNAIANQLRYPNSHTHYFSCTLLYLFAEANTEAIQEQITRVLLERLIVNRPHPWGLLITFIELIKNPQFRFWNHEFVHCAPEIETLFESVARSCTKTHRDDVNETHFDVPKI, from the exons ATGAATCTGGACTCCCTGTCCTTTGCCTTGTCTCAAATCAGTTATTTAGTGGCAAATTTGACGAAGAAAAATTACAAGTCGAGCGTCGCAGAAATCTCTCAT CTTGTTGCCCAGCACGGAGCTGAGGCTGATCGGCATCTGTTCAGGTGTCTATTCTCCCACGTTGATTTTGGTGGTGATGGTAAAAGCAGTGGCAAAGACTTTCACCAA ACACAATTCTTGATTCAAGAGTGTGCATCGCTCACATCCAAACCGAACTTCATATCGGCATTGTGCTACGCAGTTGATAGCCCGCTACATCACCAGAAG AGCCTAAAGCCAACTGCTCAGCTCTTCTCCCAGATCAGCAAGGTCCTACGCCTCACTCGCGTGCAGGAAGTCTTACTAGGCTTGGCCTTACTCAGCTCTCAGATCCCTGAGACAAGGAATTACGCTGCTCAATTTGTGAAGCAGAAACTACCTGATCTTCTCAGGTCTTATATAGATTTAG ACACAGCCAGTGTTCAAGAAGGAGGCCTCCAGGACACGGCTGTTGAGGTCGTCCACTTGTTATTGACTCAGTTCCTGCAGAGACGGGACCAGTTTGGCATTGGTACTGACCAAAAGGAAGCTTTTCTTAAGGCACTCAGAAAAG ATTTTCCTGTTGATCGAGTTCCGATTGTCCTTTTCCCGCTGCTTTACCCAGACAAACAAGACCCAGCGATCCCAAGGATTACATTGGACGCTGTCAACATGCCAAAAGCAATG AATGAGAGTTCATTGGCTGATATGATCGTAGAGGTTGGCTACAGTTGCACTGCCAGCATTGAAGAATGTCGTACGACGCTGGTGCAGTTTGGTGTACGAGAGATCACCCCGGCCTCTATAGCACGAGTTCTGGGACTGATGGCCAAGACACCCTCTGGGTTAGGAGACCAAATCAATGTACAG TCGATCAACCAACCCGGAGGGAGCATCTGGGGAGAGTCCAAAGAGAAACAGGATAATGGCGGCCTGGCCACGTGGAACGTTGACGTGTTTGTACAGGTTGTTCAGGATCTG GCTCCTCATCTCAACTGGAAAGAGGTGGTGGGTGAGCTCGACCATCCAGGCTTTGTGATCCTGAGCAAGCAAGGATTCCGACTGTTAGTCCAAGCTCTCTTCAGGGGCATCCAGGATATCTTTCCCGTCGAGTTCATCTACCGGCACTGGAAGAACTCGGAGGGACAACTCTCTTGGATCACGCAGTCGTTGAAGTACCCTGATGTGTTCTGTTTTGCGGATTATCAGTGTCATACAGTTGTGATAGACATTTTGAAGATGCCGCCTGATGATGAGAATAGAGAGATCGCAACTTG GAAATCACTAGATCTAGTTGAGACACTCCTGAGACTATCAGAAGCTGGTCACTATCAGTTGGTCTCCGAGCTTTTCAAGTTTCCGATTCAACACTGCCCGGATATGTTGGTGCTAGCTTTGTTACAGATCGCT cCTCAACCAAACTGGAACACACTGAAGCATGAACTGATCTCCACGCTGATGCCAACTTTCCTCGGGAATCACCAGAACTCGGCAATAGTCTTACATTATGCTTGGCACTGCCAG GGCCAGTCGACAACGATTCGGACACTGATAATGCATTCCATGGCTGAGTGGTACATGCGAGGAGACCACCACGACCAGGTCAGACTCTCCAGGATACTGGACGTGGCACAGGATCTCAAG GCACTATCCATGTTGTTGAACGCCACGCCATTTGCTTTTGTGATCGACCTGGCGTGCCTCGCCTCCAGGAGGGAATATCTCAAACTGGACAAGTGGTTGGGTGATAAGATCAGAGAACATGGG GAACCATTCGTACAATCAGTCGTCAATTTCCTGAAGCGTCGCTGCCCTCAGGTAGTAGGTGGCGCTATGAAGGAGGACCCACAGCATCCACAATCAAAGAACCAATTACTACCAGCAGACACGTTTAACACGATGTTGGCATGTCTCCAGGCCTGCTGCAG CAGTCTCGTGGCTCCAGAGTTGACAGATGCCATCGTGACCATGGTAGCTAATGCTAACATGATGATGAAGCAACGCCTGCCACCTCCGGGGGCGATCGGTGCCAAACCAATGAACCAAGGGATGGGCAGTGCCATCAATAACCCG ATGGATCAGCTTGGCCCTAATGGTAACTTTGGCCTCGGCACCACCATGCCCTCATCAGTGTCAGCTCCCAACATGCCCGGCTTCCCCCAAAGCCTTGGTCCCCTCAACACGACACCGGGATCCCCAGCGAAGGGCCTGCCCTTCCCAGGTCAGTCCCAGGCCCAAGGACAGGCGCAGACAAGCTATTCAATGCAATCTTTGGCCACACAATCTTTGGCGACACAGTTACAAG GTCTCTCCATGCAGACGACCATGCCAATGTCGACGCCAATGAGCCGCTCGACTGCCTCCAGTGGGACGCCGTCCCTCGGTGCCCTCAGTGCCGCCGCTGCCAtgaaacaacaacagcaacaacagacACAGCAGACGGCCGACAGGCTGCGCCAAGGAGAGT CTGCAGCGGGTGACATGTCGAGCATCTTCCCCGAGATGAACCAACAGTTCTCCAAGGAGATCGAGGACGAGGCAAACTCGTATTTCCAGCGCATCTACAACCATCCGCCGCATCCGACCATCTCGATCGACGAGGTCCTCGACATGTTGAAACGCTTCAAGGATTCCTCTGACAGGAAAGAGAAGGTGGGCATTAAGAAG GAGGTGTTCCATTGTATGCTGAGGAATCTGTTTGAGGAATACCGCTTCTTCCCCCAGTACCCAGACAAAGAACTCCACACGACTGCCGTACTGTTTGGCGGCATCATCGAACAGGGCCTAGTCACGTACATGTCTCTGGGTATAGCATTACGGTTTGTGCTGGAAGCTCTGAAGAAACCGTACGGGGCTAAGATGTACAACTTTGGCATCGCTGCGTTGGATCGTTTCAAGACGAGACTGAAGGATTACCCACAGTATTGCCAGCATCTGGCATCGATACCACATTTCAATCAGTTCCCACCGCATCTTATTGAG TACGTACAGTGCGGTGCAAGGAGTCAGGAGCCGCCAAATCGACCGCAAGGTCCGGCCACACCCAGCCAGAGCACACCATCGCCACTCCCTGCTGCTTCGACCACACCAGTCACGACGTCTGCTGCTGCTGCGCCAAGTTCGACAACATCAACGCAAGCTGCGATCTCGAAAACGATTGCAAAGCCGTCGATTGCCAATACAACGAATATCGACACGCTGATTGCGGGTACGGAGGGGAAGGAGGAGATATGTGTACCACGGGAGGCAGTGCAGGATAAAGTGTTCTTCATCTTCAATAATCTCTCGCAGTCGAACATGGCACAAAAG AGTGAGGAGTTGAAGGAAGCTATGTCTGAGGAACACATGCCGTGGGTTTCGCAATACCTGGTCATGAAGAGAGCGAGTATTGAGCCTAACTTCCACACCCTCTACGCCAACTTCATTGACCATATGCACAACAACTGGGGCATTATTGGTATGGTCATCAAGGAGACTTTTAGAAATATCAAG GTTTTACTTCGAAGTGACAAGGGCGTGGCTAACTTCTCCGACAGATCACTGCTGAAGAATCTTGGTCATTGGCTCGGCTTGTTGACGTTGGGCAAAAACAAGCCGATCTTACACATT GATATTGACCTAAAGTCGCTTGTTTACGAAGCCTACCACAAGGGGGCACAGGAGTTACTGTATGTAGTGCCCTTTGTTGCCAAAGTCGTTGAATCATGTGCTAAAAGTAAG GTCTTCAAGCCTCCTAACCCATGGACCATGGGCATTATGAATATACTGTACGAACTGCACCAGGAGCCAGACCTCAAGTTGAACCTGAAGTTTGAGATTGAGGTCTTATGCAAGGCGCTTAACTTAGACATCAAT TCGCTAAAGAATCCACGCTATCTACGCAATCGTGACAAGCTAGCGACGTTAGAGTACCAGCTCTCCTCGCGAGGCAAGATCAAAGAGCCCACGCCAACTCTCCAGGAGGACAACCAGGCAGCAGCACAGACAGCTGCCCTTGTGGCGGCCGCAGCTGCTGCAGCGACAGCAGCCGGTGCTCAGCAGTCATCGCTCCTACCACCGTCAG GTCTGATGCCTCCGTCGGGAACCAACAGCTTCTCAGCGGGACTGAACGCGTCCCTTGTCGCATCGGGAATGGCCGGCAACATCGCTGGTAACATGAACCTCTCCGCCGGCGGAATGATGACGGCAATCACGACCCCGACTGTCTCCACGGTGGTCTCGAGCTCTGGCGtggcaacgacaacaacatccGCATCAGCGACGGCACCGCCACAGCCTCAGTTCACGTTCATGGACATCAATACGTCATCGTTTACCGGGCTCGTTCCTCATATTGTGATAAACGAACAA ATCGCACTATTCCAGACCAACCCACAGTTGAAGCAATATGTCCGCCCAGCAATTGAGCGTTCGGTCCAAGACCTCCTCCCACCAGTTGTGGAGAGATCGATCAAAATCGCTCTGACCACCTGTGAGCAGATTGTCAAAAAG GATTTCGCCCTGGACCCCGAAGAGGGCCGTATGAGAATGGCTGCCCACCACATGGTCCGCAACATGACCGCCGGCATGGCTTTGATCACATGTCGGGAGCCattgctcattagcataacaaCCAATCTAAAGACTGCTTTCTTGCAGACTTTTAGGGTAGGTGAAAGT AATGCCACCCCGCCCCAGAAGGAGATGATTGAGCAGGCAAGCCAGGTGTTGGCCACGGATAACACAGAACTGGCCTGTGCCTTCATCCAGAAGACCGCAGTGGAGAAGGCACTGCCGGAGATGGACAAGAGACTCGCCACA GAGTTCGAGCTGCGTAAACATGCGAGAAATGAAGGCAGACGATATTGTGATCCTGTTGTGTTGACGTACCAGGCCGAGAGGATGCCTGAGCAGATCAGACTGAAGGTTGGCGGCGTTACCCCACAGCAGCTCGCTGTATATGAAGAGTTCGGCCGCAACATTCCCGGCTTCTTGCCAACAGGTGGCGCCTCATCATCAGATGCGCAGCATCCGGCATTCTTCAAACAGTTGCCACCGCAACAGCAGCCTCAACAGCCACAGGCTCCTCAG TCATTCTCCACTGATGAGATCACACAAATCTACGACAAGATAGCTCACGATATTGAGCAGTACCTGCTGTCACAGTACGCCATATCCCAGCAGCAGTCTCCACTCCTGCAGTCTCTTGCTAGTCTGCTGGAGGCGGTCCTCCTGGCAAGGAACTCGAGGGAGATTGTCACAGCAATTGCGCTGCTACAGAAG GCTGTAGAAGGACTACTAGATGGCATCTCCTCGCTGACGCCAGCCTCGGATCCTGAGGCAATGATCCGATACCGCGACTGCCACCTCCTGGTGCTGCGAGGCCTCCAAGACCAGCGAGCGTACGGACCGCAGTGGACCAACAAGCAAGTGACGCGATGTCTGATCGAGTGTCGCGAAGACTTCAAGTATAACGTGGAGGCTGTGGATGTCTTGATCCGTAGTCACCTTGTCAACATGCAACAGTATGATGTTCATTTTGCACAG TCGATGGACAATGGATTGAACTACATGGCCGTCGCGTTCGCCATGCAGCTCGTCCAGAGATTCTGCATCGATGAGAAACACAACACCCAGATTAACGAGGCAGACTTGTACAACACGATTGAGACGCTGGCTCGCATTGCCGCTCATTCCAGACAAGCACCTGACGG ACTGACTGGTCTCATCGAGACAATCAGACAGCATAACGATGGTGGTCTCCTCGATCGAGCCCCTGGTGGCCCGACGTTACACTCGGGCATCTCCCAGGCGCGCGAGTTCGATGATCCACCAGGCCTGCATGAGAAGACAGAGTTCCTGCTAAGGGAGTGGGTCAACATGTACCACTCTCCTGCTGCTGGGAGAGACAGCACTAAGGCTTTCTCCGCTTTCGTCGGCCAG ATGCACCAGCAAGGCATCCTCAAGTCCGACGACCTTATCGCACGTTTCTTCCGCCTCTGCACGGAGATGTGCGTCGACCTGTGCTATCGTGCCTTGGGCGAGCAGACACACAGCGCCACGCTGATCCGCGCCAAATGTTTCCACACTCTGGATGCCTTTGTGCGTCTAATCGCTCTCCTGGTGAAACATTCCGGCGACGCAGCCAACCCGGTCACGAAGATCAACCTTCTCAATAAAGTGGGTCGAGCGGCGGCAATT GTGCTTGGTATTGTGGCGGGCGTCCTCCTGCAGGATCATGAAGTGAGGAACACCGAGTTCCAGCAGTTGCCTTACCATAGGATATTCATCATGCTCTTCATTGAACTAAACGCGCCAGAGTTGGTCTTGGACAGCatcaatttccagattctgacTGCATTTTG CAATACCCTTCATATCTTGAGACCAGCAAAGGCACCAGGTTTCTCCTACGCCTGGCTCGAGTTGGTGTCTCACCGAGTATTCATTGGACGTATGTTGGCAATCACTCCGGCACAGAGG GGTTGGGGCATGTATGCTCAACTTCTGATAGACTTGTTCAAGTTCTTGGCCCCATTCTTGAGGAACGCCGACCTGACCAAGCCGACACAGTTACTCTACAGG GGTACGCTGCGAGTCCTTTTGGTGCTGCTACACGACTTCCCAGAATTCCTCTGTGATTATCACTACGCGTTCTGCGACGCGATTCCACCCAACTGTATTCAAGTGCGTAACCTGATCTTGAGTGCTTTCCCACGCAACATGCGGCTGCCCGATCCGTTCACACCCAACCTCAAAGTCGACATGTTGAATGAGATCACACATGCGCCGAGGATCTTGACGAATTTCACCAACATGATTCAACCGCCTACATTCAAGAAG GATCTCGATTCCTACCTGAAGACACGCTCCCCAGTCACATTCTTGTCAGATCTGCGCAGCAACCTCCAAGTGGGGAGCGAGCCTGGTAACCGATACAACATCCAGCTGATCAACGCCCTGGTGCTGTATGTGGGCACACAAGCTATCGCCTACATCCAGCAGAAGTCGCTGACTCCGAGCATGACGACGATAGCTCACTCGTCACATATGGATATCTTCCAGAACTTGGCAGTTGATCTTGACTCGGAAG GCCGCTACTTATTCTTGAATGCCATCGCCAACCAGCTGCGGTACCCGAACAGCCATACGCACTACTTCAGCTGTACCCTGCTGTATCTGTTCGCGGAGGCAAACACCGAGGCAATACAGGAACAGATCACTAG AGTGTTACTAGAGCGGCTGATAGTGAACCGACCCCACCCATGGGGCCTGTTAATCACCTTCATTGAGCTCATCAAGAACCCACAGTTCCGATTCTGGAATCATGAGTTCGTTCATTGCGCCCCAGAAATTGAAAC GTTGTTCGAGTCAGTGGCAAGGAGCTGCACCAAGACACATCGAGATGATGTCAATGAAACGCATTTTGACGTCCCCAAGATTTGA